The Sorangiineae bacterium MSr11367 genome window below encodes:
- a CDS encoding MMPL family transporter yields the protein MSHGLGNPAPPWARAAVAWTVRHGRMLWVIALLLAVPAVWRTANMYMHLRSELEELLPRNAPSVVAIDELRQRMPGLQYLGVIVDTGSAQNLPAGEKMLDDLAARVRAYPPELVREVRLGQAEEKAFLEKNAALYTDLEDLKTIRARIEARRDYEVNKQTGASLDDDEAPPPLDFTDLEAKYKERLGGSSDAKDRFPNGRWSSAEQHVSLMLIEVAEFSSGRGRGTELLERVKADIVSLGGTDHYAPSMKVGYTGDVAISVEETSALMADLSFSSIVVLILVVGVLVVYYRWWRSVLVLLPPLLLATAYSFAIASFPPFNVRELNSNTAFLGSIIVGNGINFGIILLARYIEERRAGVGVDEALVVGVWSSRVGTLSAALAAGVSYASLALTDFRGFAQFGYIGGIGMVTSWTTAYLLMPSLTKALDKDSKAHRRVTHGGFMAPLAKLVTRYSGVVIAATAVLLVLSVHQLSRFGANELEYDFSKLRRADTWVSGEGYWGRKMDALLATYLTPTVILTDSPEQAHAVEEALRRASAAKDSPLHAMISNIRTIDDVLPKDQAAKFVEADAIREDMTPKMRSLVPEEKKEQIDRLLANEENKPITFADLPRVFTTGLRERDGSYGRAVLVFPRPSRALWEGPPLAQFVESLRTIARDAVGPQAKPARVAGSLPLSADILESIRRDGIHASAAALVGVILVVLLLFRTNLISVYIIGGLLLGVVWLAGGMMAFGVRINFANFIAFPITFGIGVDYAVNVMARYAQDGRRDVGLAVRATGGAVALCSLTTTIGYSSLLMAQNRALFLFGLVAVLGEVACVTAAILALPALVSWLDKRRGGRRSTASESSPGSEHGRTATH from the coding sequence ATGAGCCACGGATTGGGAAATCCGGCGCCTCCGTGGGCCCGTGCCGCAGTAGCTTGGACGGTTCGTCATGGCCGCATGCTCTGGGTCATCGCGCTCCTGCTCGCGGTTCCAGCCGTGTGGCGCACCGCCAACATGTACATGCATCTGCGCAGCGAGCTCGAAGAGCTCCTCCCGCGCAATGCACCTAGCGTGGTGGCGATCGACGAATTGCGCCAGCGCATGCCTGGTCTGCAGTACCTCGGGGTCATCGTGGACACGGGGTCGGCGCAGAATCTCCCGGCCGGTGAAAAGATGCTCGACGATCTGGCGGCGCGCGTGCGCGCGTATCCGCCGGAGCTGGTGCGCGAGGTGCGCCTGGGGCAGGCCGAGGAGAAGGCCTTCCTCGAGAAGAATGCTGCACTCTACACGGACCTCGAGGACCTGAAGACCATCCGCGCGCGCATCGAGGCGCGACGCGATTACGAAGTGAACAAGCAGACGGGCGCGTCGCTCGACGACGACGAGGCGCCCCCGCCGCTGGATTTCACCGATCTGGAGGCGAAGTACAAGGAACGCCTCGGCGGCAGCAGCGACGCGAAGGATCGCTTCCCCAACGGGCGCTGGTCCAGCGCGGAGCAGCACGTTTCGCTGATGCTCATCGAGGTCGCGGAGTTCTCGTCGGGTCGCGGCCGCGGCACGGAGCTTCTCGAGCGCGTGAAGGCGGACATCGTCTCGCTCGGCGGGACGGATCATTACGCCCCGAGCATGAAGGTCGGATACACGGGCGACGTGGCGATCTCCGTCGAGGAGACCTCGGCGCTGATGGCCGATCTGTCGTTCTCGTCGATCGTCGTGCTGATTCTCGTCGTGGGCGTGCTGGTGGTTTACTACCGCTGGTGGCGCAGCGTGCTCGTGCTGCTTCCGCCGCTGCTCCTCGCCACGGCGTACTCGTTTGCGATTGCGTCGTTTCCGCCGTTCAACGTGCGGGAGCTCAATTCGAATACCGCGTTCCTCGGGTCGATCATCGTCGGCAACGGGATCAACTTCGGGATCATTCTGCTCGCGCGCTACATCGAAGAGAGGCGGGCGGGGGTCGGCGTCGACGAGGCGCTGGTCGTCGGTGTGTGGAGCTCGCGGGTCGGCACGCTGTCGGCGGCCCTGGCGGCGGGTGTGTCGTATGCGTCGCTCGCCCTGACGGATTTCCGTGGCTTCGCGCAGTTCGGGTACATCGGCGGCATCGGCATGGTGACGTCGTGGACGACGGCGTACTTGCTCATGCCGTCGCTGACCAAGGCGCTCGACAAGGATTCGAAGGCCCATCGTCGTGTGACGCACGGCGGCTTCATGGCGCCTCTCGCCAAGCTGGTGACGCGCTACTCCGGGGTCGTCATCGCGGCCACCGCGGTGCTGTTGGTTCTATCCGTGCATCAACTCAGCCGCTTCGGCGCGAACGAGTTGGAGTACGACTTCTCCAAGCTGCGCCGTGCGGACACGTGGGTGAGCGGGGAGGGGTACTGGGGGCGCAAGATGGACGCGCTCCTCGCGACCTACCTCACGCCCACGGTGATCCTGACGGACAGCCCGGAGCAAGCGCATGCGGTGGAGGAGGCGCTGCGTCGTGCGTCGGCGGCGAAGGACAGCCCGCTGCACGCCATGATCTCGAACATCCGCACGATCGACGACGTGCTTCCGAAGGATCAGGCGGCAAAATTCGTGGAGGCCGATGCCATCCGCGAGGATATGACGCCGAAGATGCGATCGCTCGTCCCCGAGGAGAAGAAGGAGCAGATCGATCGGCTGCTGGCCAACGAGGAGAACAAGCCGATCACGTTCGCGGATCTTCCGCGCGTGTTCACCACGGGCCTCCGTGAGCGCGATGGGTCGTACGGTCGCGCGGTGCTGGTGTTTCCCCGTCCTTCGCGCGCGCTCTGGGAGGGACCGCCGCTGGCCCAGTTCGTGGAGTCGCTGCGAACGATTGCGCGTGACGCGGTGGGGCCGCAGGCCAAGCCGGCGCGCGTGGCCGGGTCGCTTCCGCTGTCCGCCGACATCCTCGAGTCGATCCGTCGTGACGGAATCCATGCGAGTGCAGCGGCCCTCGTGGGCGTCATTCTGGTGGTGTTGCTGCTTTTCCGAACGAACTTGATCTCGGTGTACATCATCGGCGGGTTGCTGCTCGGCGTCGTGTGGCTCGCCGGCGGGATGATGGCGTTCGGCGTGCGTATCAACTTCGCGAACTTCATCGCGTTTCCCATCACGTTCGGCATCGGTGTCGACTACGCGGTGAACGTGATGGCGCGCTACGCGCAGGATGGGCGTAGGGACGTTGGGCTTGCTGTTCGTGCGACCGGCGGAGCGGTGGCGCTATGCTCCCTCACGACGACGATCGGCTATTCGTCGCTGCTGATGGCACAGAATCGCGCGCTGTTCTTGTTCGGATTGGTCGCGGTGCTGGGCGAGGTAGCATGCGTTACCGCGGCGATTCTGGCGCTTCCCGCGTTGGTTTCGTGGCTCGACAAGCGACGCGGTGGTCGTCGTTCGACGGCCTCGGAGTCGTCTCCTGGTTCGGAGCACGGGCGCACGGCGACACACTGA